In one window of Episyrphus balteatus chromosome 3, idEpiBalt1.1, whole genome shotgun sequence DNA:
- the LOC129913159 gene encoding actin-binding LIM protein 2 isoform X2: MGKQKIYCAKCEKKCSGEVLRVADKHFHKTCFQCCQCKKSLATGGFFTKDGAYFCIPDYQKMYGTKCGACKQYVEGEVVSTMGNTYHQKCFTCSKCKKPFQSGSKVTNTGKEVLCESCVSPASPQKQQQIAQQQQQQSSPKREAATTPTSPTRATAHQQNTGAVLSDKASIKEDYDPNDCAGCGELLKEGQALVALERQWHVWCFRCKSCNAVLNGEYMGKDGVPYCEKCYQKSFGVKCAYCQRFISGKVLQAGDNHHFHPTCARCTKCGDPFGDGEEMYLQGSAIWHPRCGPGPSESGIILNGGTNGNFTDTECDRISTSALSEMFLRSRTPSINGSVYSSSRKHYRTVSPGLILREYGRSGCDDISRIYTYSYLTDQPHYLRKPIDPYDKTPLSPHFHRPSSYTSSGSRPPSRPHSRNRSAMKVLVDTMRSETPRPKSPGMNNEEPIELSHYPAAKKPPPGEKPKIERDDFPAPPYPYTDPERRRRYSDSYKGVPASDDDDEVDNAKNGEAHEEARLRREAEELEKLKSGIGSVIAKDLKEHAKYRKWKQNNLDPRNASRTPSASKEPVYKLRYESPVGASPSRNLDHQKPFYEDELFDRSTSYRGSVGKSIGNAPSYNAIHSYRSPPKPGYGFKTSTLPPSIRNGYSSDFSFGGLGDKTHSTEFSCGKSEASVDSITEGDRRALMGGDLPASSTYSGALSYHYPQAGLIRRSLPNMAHSMLVHEPAKIYPYHLLIISNYRLPTDVDRCNLERHLSDVEFEHILQCNRSEFYRLPQWRRNEIKRRAKLF, encoded by the exons gtaaacaaaaaatttactgtGCTAAGTGTGAGAAAAAGTGTTCGGGTGAAGTTCTGCGAGTTGCTGATAAACATTTTcataaaacttgttttcaatGTTGTCAGTGTAAAAAATCTTTAGCCACTGGAGGCTTCTTCACCAAGGATGGTGCATACTTTTGCATTCCCGATTATCAAAAGATGTATGGAACCAAATGTGGCGCTTGTAAGCAATATGTCGAAGGTGAAGTTGTCTCAACTATGGGCAATACCTATCATCAAAAGTGTTTTACATGTAGCAAGTGTAAAAAGCCTTTCCAATCTGGAAGCAAG gtaacTAACACTGGCAAGGAGGTGCTTTGTGAAAGCTGTGTCAGTCCGGCATCACCACAAAAGCAGCAGCAAATTgcccagcaacaacaacaacaatcatcACCAAAGAGGGAAGCTGCAACGACTCCAACTAGTCCCACAAGAGCAACTGCCCATCAGCAAAACACTGGTGCTGTTCTATCAGACAAGGCTAGCATCAAAGAAGACTACGACCCCAACGACTGTGCTGGGTGTGGTGAACTTTTGAAAGAGGGTCAAGCCCTCGTCGCTTTGGAACGTCAATGGCATGTATGGTGCTTCCGTTGCAAGTCCTGCAACGCAGTCCTTAACGGAGAGTACATGGGCAAAGATGGTGTACCCTATTGCGAAAAGTGCTATCAAAAGTCGTTTGGTGTAAAATGTGCATACTGCCAACGTTTTATTAGTGGAAAGGTCTTGCAAGCTGGCGACAATCATCACTTCCACCCAACTTGTGCTCGCTGCACAAAGTGTGGCGATCCGTTTGGCGATGGTGAGGAAATGTACTTGCAAGGTAGTGCAATTTGGCATCCTCGCTGCGGCCCAGGACCCTCAGAGTCCGGTATTATACTGAACGGTGGAACTAATGGCAATTTTACAGACACTGAGTGCGATCGCATCAGCACCAGTGCCCTAAGTGAGATG tttttgcGTTCGAGAACACCGAGTATTAATGGTTCTGTATACTCTTCTAGCCGAAAG CACTATCGTACAGTTAGTCCCGGTTTGATTCTGAGAGAGTATGGTCGGTCAGGATGCGATGATATTTCACGCATCTACACTTATAGTTACTTGACCGATCAACCGCATTATTTGCGTAAACCAATTGATCCGTATGACAAGACCCCATTGTCGCCACACTTTCATCGACCTTCATCGTATACTAGTTCTGGCAGTCGGCCACCATCACGACCACACTCACGCAATCGCAGTGCTATGAAAGTGCTAGTCGATACAATGCGTTCGGAGACACCACGTCCCAAAAGCCCAGGCATGAATAATGAAGAACCAATCGAATTGTCACATTATCCGGCTGCCAAGAAGCCACCACCAGGTGAGAAGCCAAAAATTGAACGTGATGATTTTCCAGCACCACCATATCCATACACGGATCCAGAAAGAAGACGTAGATATTCAGATTCTTATAAGGGTGTACCAGCAtcggatgatgatgatgaggttGATAATGCGAAAAATGGTGAAGCTCATGAAGAAGC ACGTTTAAGAAGAGAAGCAGAAGAATTGGAAAAACTTAAATCTGGAATTGGTTCAGTTATTGCAAAAGATTTAAAAGAACATGCTAAATATAGAAAATGGAAGCAAAATAATTTAGATCCAAGAAATGCTTCGCGCACACCCTCAGCATCGAAGGAGCCTGTCTATAAACTAAG GTACGAATCCCCAGTTGGTGCTTCACCTTCACGAAATCTGGATCATCAGAAACCGTTCTACGAAGACGAATTGTTCGATCGTTCAACCAGCTACAGAGGTTCAGTTGGTAAATCAATTGGCAACGCTCCAAGCTACAACG CAATACATTCCTACCGATCGCCCCCGAAGCCAGGATATGGATTTAAAACATCAACGCTACCGCCGTCCATAAGAAACGGCTACAGCTCT GATTTTTCATTTGGAGGCTTGGGAGATAAAACACACAGTACGGAATTTAGCTGTGGAAAATCAGaag cTTCAGTTGATTCAATTACTGAAGGGGACAGAAGGGCATTG atGGGAGGTGACTTGCCAGCATCAAGCACATATTCCGGTGCATTGTCTTATCACTATCCACAAGCTGGACTTATAAGGAGGAGCCTTCCAAATATGGCACACTCAATGCTTGTGCACGAGCCAGCTAAGATATATCCGTATCACTTGCTTATTATATCAAACTATCGTTTGCCAACAGATGTTGATCGCTGCAACTTAGAG CGACATTTATCCGATGTTGAATTTGAACACATTTTGCAATGCAATAGATCGGAGTTTTATCGACTACCACAATGGAGGCGAAATGAAATCAAAAGACGCGCAAAacttttctaa